From a region of the bacterium genome:
- a CDS encoding transposase, translating to MKRSNWTTEEKLAVVLEGLNGRKSVTEICREHQISQTLYYRWRDKFLEGARTGLENGSSDDKAHRSEVERLQKLIGKQAIQLEILKKTE from the coding sequence ATGAAGCGCAGTAACTGGACGACAGAGGAGAAGCTGGCGGTGGTACTTGAAGGATTGAACGGCAGGAAGTCGGTGACGGAGATATGCCGGGAACATCAGATATCCCAGACACTATATTACCGGTGGCGCGACAAGTTCCTTGAGGGGGCCAGGACTGGTCTTGAGAACGGGAGTTCTGACGATAAGGCTCACCGTTCGGAGGTAGAGCGACTCCAGAAGCTAATAGGTAAGCAGGCGATCCAGCTAGAGATACTAAAAAAAACGGAG
- a CDS encoding tetratricopeptide repeat protein, translating to MVELLFLNLFVSALTPQAEALLEKGIEASHVEDYTTARKAYADAKELCPDDPAPYFLNGALTFIYMSDFVTDSLEWHFDQEMAKAEKLARQGIEEEGENARDLFFIGSVQVFRMIRSGWKRQYLAAFSSGTNSLKPLLRAVELDSTLYDAYLAKGAYDYFSGRVDRYLPGAKASTNVEKGIYEIRTVYEKGKYFKASAGQALSFVLREEKRPSEALAVSRELVNEHPKGRTFRWGLGELYIDLGMWKEAKELYEKLLGDIFWYQPKCYTNIYQCKLRLAEVYLALGEREKARSYLWDVVNNKDRIRRDLGYSDIVRDAEKLLKK from the coding sequence ATGGTTGAACTCCTTTTTTTAAACCTGTTTGTCTCAGCGCTGACGCCTCAGGCCGAAGCGCTTCTTGAAAAGGGGATTGAGGCGTCCCACGTAGAAGATTATACTACGGCACGCAAGGCTTATGCCGACGCTAAGGAACTCTGTCCTGATGACCCGGCTCCGTACTTCCTTAACGGCGCATTGACGTTTATATACATGTCCGATTTCGTAACCGATTCACTAGAATGGCATTTTGACCAGGAAATGGCAAAGGCCGAGAAGCTGGCGAGGCAGGGAATCGAAGAAGAGGGCGAGAATGCACGCGATCTCTTTTTTATAGGGTCCGTTCAGGTGTTCCGCATGATTCGCTCGGGCTGGAAAAGGCAGTATCTTGCGGCATTCTCATCCGGAACAAACTCCCTGAAGCCGCTTTTAAGGGCTGTAGAACTCGATTCAACACTCTATGACGCCTATCTTGCCAAGGGAGCGTACGACTATTTCTCAGGCAGGGTAGACCGCTATCTTCCGGGTGCAAAGGCATCCACTAACGTGGAGAAGGGTATTTACGAAATCCGAACCGTATATGAAAAGGGCAAATACTTCAAGGCATCTGCCGGGCAGGCGCTCTCCTTCGTCTTGAGGGAAGAAAAAAGACCTTCAGAAGCGCTTGCCGTGAGCAGGGAACTCGTGAACGAACATCCCAAGGGACGCACATTCCGGTGGGGTTTGGGTGAGCTGTATATCGATCTCGGCATGTGGAAGGAGGCAAAAGAGCTTTACGAGAAGCTCCTGGGCGACATATTCTGGTATCAGCCAAAGTGCTACACAAATATCTACCAGTGCAAGCTCAGATTGGCAGAGGTATACCTTGCACTCGGTGAAAGGGAAAAGGCGAGAAGTTATCTGTGGGATGTTGTGAACAACAAGGATAGAATCAGAAGGGATCTGGGATATTCAGATATAGTAAGGGACGCGGAAAAACTCCTTAAGAAATAA
- a CDS encoding RidA family protein: MKKEIRTDKAPLPIGPYSQAVRVSNLVFIAGQLGIDPETDKLLEGIETQTKKVMENLKAILEEAGATMDDVVRCDIHLASLADFPRVNEIYASYFTAPYPARLTVQSAGLPKGALVEIAAIATI; the protein is encoded by the coding sequence ATGAAAAAAGAGATAAGAACCGACAAGGCACCGCTGCCAATAGGTCCATACAGCCAGGCAGTGCGGGTCTCTAATCTAGTCTTCATTGCAGGACAGCTTGGCATTGACCCTGAAACCGATAAGCTCCTGGAAGGCATTGAGACTCAGACCAAAAAGGTGATGGAGAACCTAAAGGCCATACTCGAGGAAGCGGGAGCTACAATGGACGACGTCGTAAGATGCGACATCCATCTTGCCTCGTTAGCCGACTTCCCTAGGGTGAACGAGATATACGCTTCCTATTTCACGGCGCCCTACCCCGCGCGTCTTACCGTACAATCGGCAGGGCTTCCAAAAGGCGCGCTTGTAGAAATAGCGGCCATTGCAACCATTTAA